A DNA window from Hordeum vulgare subsp. vulgare chromosome 1H, MorexV3_pseudomolecules_assembly, whole genome shotgun sequence contains the following coding sequences:
- the LOC123407019 gene encoding uncharacterized protein LOC123407019, producing MDWAPDQKALGGLGLAGVCRETCRVIHRVMLPNFVHLGPPLLSAALLLANSAAVRALSDLDHCPSLLADRLAFSLFATVSVGAGLLLLLLCAAAYAFCVASLYSTGGDLLAADRVLRGFPTAPLARLACTFLILAAASFLLVHASLSFAALFHPQELVSAPGKTVLPVRLLAWAACLAGAGYVAVVCQLACVVSLLEDAVLLGALRKSRALLAGKFWAAAGVFVTLDGCIFAVLVAFQALVVDDALGLGLGFQVAAGVVMAVALCAVVLLTLVAQPVVYMVCKNHHYQVVHKVHLD from the coding sequence ATGGACTGGGCACCGGACCAGAAGGCTCTCGggggcctcggcctcgccggcgtCTGCCGCGAGACCTGCCGCGTCATCCACCGCGTCATGCTCCCCAACTTCGTCCACCTGGGTCCCCCGCTGCTCTCCGCCGCGCTCTTGCTCGCCAACTCCGCCGCCGTCCGCGCCCTCTCCGACCTCGACCACTGCCCCAGCCTCCTCGCAGACCGGCTCGCCTTCTCCCTCTTCGCGACCGTCTCCGTCGGGGCCggcctcctgctcctgctcctctgCGCCGCCGCCTACGCCTTCTGCGTCGCCTCCCTCTACAGCACCGGAGGCGACCTCCTCGCCGCCGATCGCGTCCTCAGGGGGTTCCCCACGGCCCCGCTCGCGCGGCTCGCCTGCACGTTCCTCATCCTCGCCGCGGCCTCCTTTCTCCTCGTTCACGCCTCCCTCTCCTTCGCCGCCTTGTTCCATCCCCAGGAGCTGGTCAGCGCTCCGGGCAAGACCGTGCTGCCCGTGCGGCTGCTGGCATGGGCCGCGTGCCTCGCCGGCGCGGGGTACGTCGCCGTGGTGTGCCAGCTGGCCTGCGTGGTGTCCCTGCTCGAGGACGCCGTGCTCCTCGGCGCCCTGCGCAAGAGCCGCGCGCTCCTCGCCGGCAAGTTCTGGGCGGCCGCCGGCGTATTCGTCACGCTCGACGGATGCATCTTCGCCGTGCTGGTGGCCTTCCAGGCTCTGGTGGTGGACGACGCGCTGGGCCTCGGCCTCGGGTTCCAGGTGGCCGCCGGGGTGGTGATGGCGGTGGCTCTTTGCGCGGTGGTGCTCTTGACGCTGGTGGCGCAGCCGGTGGTCTACATGGTGTGCAAGAACCACCACTACCAGGTCGTCCACAAGGTCCACCTCGACTGA